The following coding sequences lie in one Hyphobacterium sp. CCMP332 genomic window:
- a CDS encoding acyl-CoA dehydrogenase family protein, translated as MEFSYSPRCQDYLDRLRAFMDAHIYPNESTYAEQLAGFGENRWQVIPIIEELKEKAKAADLWNLFLPESEKGAGLTNLDYAPLAEEMGRAPWSSEVFNCAAPDTGNMEVLARYGTPEQQKQWMEPLLAGKIRSAFLMTEPDVASSDATNIQCKIERDGDEYVINGRKWWSSGAGDPRCAIYIVMGKSDPNADKYRQQSMILVPADAKGVTVKRHLPVFGYDDAPHGHMEVELKDVRVPAGNMLLGEGRGFEIAQGRLGPGRIHHCMRTIGAAERALELMVKRGMSRVAFGQRVADHSIWHHRIAKARIDIESARLLTLKAAWMMDTVGNKVAQREIAMIKVLAPRVALQVIDDAIQIHGGAGVSADTPLASAYAGIRTLRLADGPDEVHERAIARMEMKRHSNEA; from the coding sequence ATGGAATTTTCGTATTCACCGCGATGCCAGGATTATCTGGACCGCCTGCGCGCCTTCATGGACGCACACATCTATCCGAATGAATCGACCTACGCCGAACAACTCGCCGGGTTTGGCGAAAATCGCTGGCAGGTGATTCCGATCATCGAAGAGCTGAAGGAAAAGGCCAAGGCCGCCGACCTCTGGAATCTGTTCCTGCCGGAATCCGAAAAAGGCGCCGGGTTGACCAATCTCGATTATGCGCCATTGGCCGAAGAAATGGGGCGTGCGCCGTGGTCATCTGAGGTGTTCAACTGTGCCGCGCCGGATACCGGCAATATGGAAGTGCTGGCCCGCTACGGAACACCAGAGCAGCAAAAGCAGTGGATGGAACCGCTGCTGGCCGGAAAGATCCGCTCGGCCTTCCTGATGACTGAGCCGGATGTGGCCTCTTCCGATGCTACCAATATCCAGTGCAAGATCGAGCGCGATGGCGACGAATACGTCATCAATGGCCGCAAATGGTGGTCATCTGGTGCCGGTGATCCGCGTTGCGCGATCTATATCGTGATGGGCAAGTCGGATCCGAATGCCGATAAATATCGCCAGCAGTCGATGATCCTCGTGCCGGCCGATGCCAAGGGCGTGACGGTAAAGCGCCATCTGCCCGTCTTCGGCTATGATGATGCGCCGCACGGCCATATGGAAGTCGAACTGAAGGATGTTCGCGTCCCCGCCGGCAACATGCTGCTGGGCGAGGGGCGTGGCTTCGAGATCGCGCAAGGCCGGCTTGGACCGGGCCGCATCCACCACTGCATGCGCACGATTGGCGCCGCGGAGCGCGCACTGGAACTGATGGTCAAGCGCGGCATGAGCCGCGTGGCGTTCGGTCAGCGCGTTGCCGATCACTCGATCTGGCATCACCGCATCGCCAAGGCGCGCATCGATATTGAAAGCGCCCGTCTTCTGACGCTTAAGGCGGCCTGGATGATGGATACCGTGGGCAACAAGGTCGCCCAGCGCGAGATCGCCATGATCAAGGTGCTGGCACCACGTGTGGCCCTGCAGGTGATCGACGATGCGATCCAGATTCACGGCGGGGCCGGGGTTTCGGCCGATACACCGCTGGCCAGCGCCTATGCGGGTATCCGCACCCTGCGTCTGGCAGATGGCCCGGATGAGGTGCATGAGCGGGCGATTGCGCGTATGGAAATGAAGCGGCATTCGAACGAGGCTTGA
- the mutL gene encoding DNA mismatch repair endonuclease MutL, with product MTKIRRLSPETVNRIAAGEVVERPASVVKELVENALDAGARQIDIHAEKGGLARLTVTDDGEGMDEERLALCVERHATSKLPIGGDGEDDLLNIDTMGFRGEALPSIGSIARLSITTQAQGTKDAFSLSVEGGRQSDIKPAPPMGLGGTRIDVRDVFYATPARLKFMKSERAEGNAIADVVRRLALSRPDVGFTLTIDGRSRLALAAERGDEARRLRLSAILGKDFGENALEIDQEREGVRITGLGSLPTFNRGSAQHQYLFVNGRPVRDKLLGGAVRGAYQDFLARDRHPVVALFVDLPGGQVDVNVHPAKAEVRFRDPGLVRGLIVGSLRHALAGAGHRASTTVAGYALGRARPDGAVYQTPHSLMAAWGSARPPESGTLVQDRSARVEADFSQPAGFAGPSTDTAPVGDYPLGMARAQLHETYVVAQTQDGMVIVDQHAAHERLVYERMKKMLADSGVSKQALLVPEIVDLDAAEAERVLSRADELAELGLVVEGFGANSIAVREVPALLGKLNVQGLIRDLADDLADYDTALSLKEKLEEVVGTMACHGSVRAGRRLTGEEMNALLREMETTPNSGQCNHGRPTYVELKLADIERLFGRR from the coding sequence ATGACCAAAATCCGCCGACTCAGCCCTGAAACCGTCAACCGGATCGCCGCCGGCGAAGTTGTCGAGCGACCGGCCAGCGTGGTCAAGGAGCTGGTCGAAAATGCGCTCGATGCCGGTGCGCGGCAGATTGATATCCATGCCGAAAAGGGCGGCCTGGCCCGCCTGACCGTGACCGATGACGGCGAAGGCATGGATGAGGAGCGGCTCGCGCTGTGCGTCGAGCGCCATGCCACGTCGAAACTGCCCATTGGCGGAGATGGCGAGGACGACCTTCTGAATATCGACACCATGGGGTTTCGCGGCGAAGCCCTGCCGTCGATTGGCTCCATTGCCCGCCTGTCCATCACGACGCAGGCGCAGGGCACGAAGGACGCGTTTTCCTTAAGCGTTGAGGGCGGGCGGCAGAGCGACATCAAACCGGCGCCGCCCATGGGGCTTGGCGGGACGCGCATTGATGTGCGCGATGTTTTCTATGCGACGCCTGCCCGGTTGAAATTCATGAAGTCGGAACGCGCGGAAGGCAATGCAATCGCCGATGTTGTCCGCCGTCTGGCGCTGTCGCGGCCGGATGTGGGCTTCACCCTGACAATTGACGGGCGAAGCCGATTGGCGCTCGCCGCAGAACGCGGTGACGAAGCGCGGCGGCTTCGCCTTTCGGCCATCCTCGGCAAGGATTTTGGCGAGAACGCGCTCGAGATTGATCAGGAACGCGAGGGTGTTCGTATTACGGGTCTGGGCTCGCTGCCGACCTTCAACCGGGGGTCCGCGCAGCACCAATACCTGTTTGTGAATGGCCGTCCGGTGCGTGACAAATTGCTCGGCGGCGCCGTGCGCGGGGCCTATCAGGACTTTCTGGCGCGCGACCGCCATCCGGTCGTGGCTTTGTTCGTCGATCTGCCCGGCGGGCAAGTGGACGTGAATGTTCATCCGGCCAAAGCCGAAGTGCGGTTTCGGGATCCGGGCCTCGTGCGCGGCCTGATTGTCGGGTCCCTGCGCCATGCGCTGGCCGGGGCCGGGCACCGGGCGTCAACGACTGTGGCGGGCTATGCGCTGGGCCGAGCACGGCCGGACGGGGCGGTTTATCAGACACCGCATTCACTTATGGCGGCCTGGGGCAGTGCGCGGCCGCCGGAGTCCGGGACGCTGGTTCAGGACCGCTCCGCGCGGGTTGAAGCTGATTTTTCCCAGCCTGCCGGGTTTGCAGGCCCGAGTACTGATACGGCACCTGTTGGAGACTATCCGCTGGGCATGGCGCGGGCGCAGCTGCACGAGACCTATGTTGTGGCGCAGACGCAGGATGGCATGGTGATTGTGGATCAACATGCCGCCCATGAGCGCCTTGTCTATGAGCGCATGAAAAAGATGCTGGCGGACAGCGGCGTTTCAAAACAGGCCTTGCTGGTGCCCGAGATTGTTGATCTGGATGCCGCCGAGGCCGAGCGGGTTCTGTCCCGCGCGGATGAGTTGGCCGAGCTGGGTCTGGTGGTGGAAGGCTTTGGCGCGAATTCGATTGCCGTGCGCGAAGTCCCGGCCTTGCTGGGCAAGCTGAATGTGCAGGGTCTGATCCGCGATCTGGCCGATGATCTGGCCGACTATGATACGGCACTCTCACTCAAGGAAAAACTGGAAGAAGTCGTTGGCACAATGGCCTGTCACGGCTCTGTGCGCGCAGGCCGCCGCCTGACAGGTGAGGAAATGAATGCGCTTCTGCGGGAAATGGAAACCACGCCAAATTCGGGTCAGTGCAATCACGGCCGCCCGACCTATGTCGAACTGAAACTGGCCGATATCGAGCGCCTGTTCGGGCGGCGGTGA
- a CDS encoding pseudouridine synthase produces MAEQQHSGERIAKVLARAGVASRRGAEQLIADGRVAVNGKTLKSPALNVTAKDRVSVDGKDIGEPEKTRLWRYHKPTGLVTSHKDPEGRDTVFQKLPKELGRVISIGRLDLNSEGLLLLTNNGELSRALELPSTGWARRYRVRAFGRVTETELEKLRKGITAEGVKYGPIEVEIEREQGGNKWLNVSLREGKNREIRKALAAVGMTVNRLIRISYGPFQLGNLQPGEVKPVPERVLQDQCGHFLSGKD; encoded by the coding sequence TTGGCAGAACAACAACATTCCGGCGAGCGTATCGCAAAAGTGCTGGCGCGGGCCGGTGTCGCCAGCCGGCGCGGAGCCGAGCAGCTGATTGCCGACGGCCGTGTGGCGGTCAATGGCAAGACGTTGAAGAGCCCGGCGCTCAACGTCACGGCCAAAGACAGGGTGTCCGTTGATGGCAAGGATATCGGCGAACCGGAGAAAACACGCCTCTGGCGCTACCACAAGCCAACGGGGCTCGTGACCTCGCACAAGGATCCGGAAGGCCGCGACACCGTCTTCCAGAAATTGCCGAAGGAATTGGGCCGTGTGATCTCGATCGGCCGCCTCGATCTCAACTCCGAAGGCTTGCTGCTGCTCACCAATAATGGCGAGCTCTCCCGCGCCCTTGAGCTGCCGTCGACCGGCTGGGCCCGCCGCTACAGGGTCCGCGCCTTTGGCCGTGTCACCGAAACGGAGCTGGAGAAGCTGCGCAAGGGCATTACCGCCGAAGGTGTGAAATACGGTCCGATCGAGGTCGAGATCGAACGCGAACAAGGCGGCAATAAATGGCTGAATGTCTCCCTGCGCGAAGGCAAGAACCGGGAAATCCGTAAAGCGCTGGCCGCTGTCGGCATGACGGTGAACCGGCTCATTCGCATTTCCTACGGGCCTTTCCAGCTGGGCAATCTGCAGCCCGGTGAAGTCAAGCCCGTGCCGGAGCGCGTCTTGCAGGATCAGTGCGGCCATTTCCTGAGCGGCAAGGACTGA
- a CDS encoding MaoC family dehydratase: MTQKAPIPLEDFRVGQSAEITRLVDDTTVRAFAEVSGDHNPLHLDEEFARRTPYRGRIAHGALIASYLSALLGNELPGPGSIFVSMDLGFRSPVRIGDTVRSRAEVISIDLKSRMIELSCSCKVGDTEVMTARASVMVRTRKRKSAE, from the coding sequence ATGACGCAAAAGGCACCCATTCCGCTAGAAGACTTCCGCGTTGGCCAATCAGCCGAGATCACGCGGCTGGTGGACGATACGACCGTGCGCGCCTTTGCCGAAGTGTCCGGCGATCACAACCCGCTGCATCTTGATGAAGAGTTTGCCCGGCGCACACCCTATCGGGGACGTATTGCCCATGGCGCGTTGATCGCGTCCTACCTGTCGGCGCTTCTGGGCAATGAATTGCCTGGTCCGGGCTCGATTTTCGTCAGCATGGATCTGGGCTTCCGGTCTCCGGTGCGGATTGGCGATACCGTGCGGTCGCGTGCGGAAGTGATCTCGATCGACCTCAAATCGCGGATGATCGAACTCTCCTGTTCCTGCAAGGTAGGTGACACTGAAGTCATGACGGCGCGGGCCTCGGTCATGGTCCGCACCCGCAAGCGAAAATCCGCGGAATAG
- the lspA gene encoding signal peptidase II codes for MAALVIALDQASKYWMLYGLDLINQTPGSRIEVFSFFHLTMVWNRGISFGFLQAQAFWQSLLLILFSLAVSGLLASWMLKATRWLQASAYALIIGGALGNAIDRAIYGAVADFLDFSSLPLPFGFQFNWVFNVADVAINIGVVALLIDLLVNDRDAR; via the coding sequence ATGGCTGCATTGGTGATCGCGCTTGATCAGGCCAGCAAATACTGGATGCTTTACGGGCTGGACCTGATCAATCAGACGCCGGGCAGCCGCATCGAGGTCTTCTCCTTCTTTCACCTGACCATGGTGTGGAATCGCGGGATCAGCTTTGGTTTTCTGCAGGCGCAAGCCTTCTGGCAAAGCCTGCTGCTTATTCTGTTCTCGCTGGCCGTCTCGGGGCTTTTGGCGAGCTGGATGTTGAAAGCGACGCGTTGGCTGCAGGCCAGCGCCTATGCGCTGATCATTGGCGGTGCGCTGGGCAATGCGATTGATCGCGCCATTTACGGCGCGGTCGCAGACTTCCTTGATTTTTCCAGTCTGCCTTTGCCATTCGGGTTTCAATTCAACTGGGTGTTCAATGTGGCGGATGTCGCCATCAATATCGGTGTTGTCGCGCTTCTGATTGACCTGCTGGTCAATGATCGCGACGCGAGGTGA
- a CDS encoding TIGR01459 family HAD-type hydrolase has translation MKAAFHFRDIAGRYSAIFCDVWGVIRDGHAILPDAIEALQQARASGVPVILVSNSPRPAHDVARQLARMGAPDDAWDGIVTSGDATRIALNDHAPGPFFKIGPPGGDDLLYSGLDITFSDVDEAHAIVCTGLVRELGSAPDDYEALLTELADRQLPMICANPDIVVQVGDDLVWCAGALARLYRELGGTSVIAGKPHKPIYELAYRMLLDRGWRGDRSNVLAIGDGPETDLAGAARMSIDSLFIGDGILGGALDPSDMPAIQTELSRYNVTATWFAPRLIW, from the coding sequence ATGAAGGCTGCATTTCACTTTCGGGACATTGCCGGGCGCTATTCGGCCATCTTTTGTGATGTCTGGGGCGTCATCCGCGATGGTCACGCCATTTTGCCCGATGCGATAGAGGCCCTGCAGCAGGCGCGCGCCAGCGGCGTTCCGGTCATACTGGTGTCCAACTCGCCGCGCCCGGCACATGATGTTGCGCGGCAGCTGGCCCGGATGGGTGCGCCGGATGATGCCTGGGACGGTATTGTGACATCGGGTGATGCGACCCGAATAGCCCTGAACGACCATGCGCCGGGCCCATTTTTCAAGATTGGTCCGCCGGGCGGCGACGATTTGCTCTATTCAGGTCTGGATATTACATTTTCGGATGTCGACGAGGCGCATGCCATTGTGTGCACCGGGCTGGTTCGCGAACTGGGTTCGGCTCCGGATGATTATGAAGCATTGCTGACAGAGCTGGCCGACCGGCAATTACCCATGATCTGCGCCAATCCCGACATTGTGGTTCAGGTTGGCGATGATCTTGTCTGGTGTGCAGGGGCATTGGCGCGCCTCTATCGGGAGCTGGGCGGCACGAGCGTTATCGCCGGAAAGCCGCACAAGCCGATCTACGAGCTCGCTTACCGCATGCTTCTGGACCGGGGATGGCGCGGCGACCGTTCGAATGTCCTGGCCATTGGCGACGGTCCGGAAACCGACCTTGCCGGCGCGGCGCGGATGTCCATCGACTCGCTTTTCATCGGCGACGGAATTCTGGGCGGGGCACTCGATCCATCTGATATGCCGGCGATTCAGACCGAGCTTTCCCGTTACAACGTGACCGCGACCTGGTTTGCGCCGCGGCTGATCTGGTAA
- the rsmD gene encoding 16S rRNA (guanine(966)-N(2))-methyltransferase RsmD codes for MRIVAGKFKGRPLNAPKGVNTRPTSDKARQALFNVLEHADWAPPLDDARIIDLFAGSGALGFEAMSRGGSFCLFVDTDAGARGAVRDNIETLQLFGNTRLHRRSATDLGEKPAKLGAPFNLVFLDPPYGKDLAPPALSGLIEGRWITDDALAVLEVAANEDVPTLPGWAPVDERIWGAAKVVFLKRG; via the coding sequence ATGCGTATCGTTGCCGGTAAATTCAAAGGCCGCCCGCTCAACGCCCCCAAAGGCGTGAATACAAGGCCGACCTCTGACAAGGCGCGCCAGGCTCTGTTCAATGTGCTGGAACATGCCGACTGGGCGCCCCCGCTGGATGATGCCCGGATTATCGATCTCTTTGCCGGATCGGGTGCGCTCGGCTTTGAAGCCATGAGCCGCGGCGGAAGCTTTTGCCTGTTCGTCGATACCGACGCCGGCGCACGCGGCGCTGTTCGCGACAATATCGAAACGCTCCAGCTCTTTGGAAATACGCGCCTTCACCGGCGGTCCGCGACAGATCTCGGCGAGAAACCGGCCAAGCTCGGCGCGCCCTTCAATCTGGTTTTTCTCGATCCGCCCTATGGCAAGGATCTCGCACCGCCTGCCCTTTCCGGTCTGATCGAGGGCCGCTGGATCACAGACGACGCTCTGGCCGTGCTCGAAGTCGCAGCCAACGAAGACGTGCCGACCCTGCCGGGTTGGGCGCCGGTCGATGAACGCATTTGGGGCGCAGCGAAAGTGGTCTTTCTGAAGCGGGGCTAA
- a CDS encoding DUF3035 domain-containing protein, whose protein sequence is MRQRLITLAVLTATIAVAGCAGVRGGSAEPDEFRVVTIAPLTVPPEYNLRPPRPGEPRPEEIYPDQAARAALFGAQGDFEGSDGEALLVARAGGGDADPFIRAIIDGETAAVVRKSTDFSNQILFWREGTEGIGDNAVTIDAEEEAERLQLIERVTGGGTVEIHRDRGGIGKIPGL, encoded by the coding sequence ATGCGTCAGCGTCTGATCACGCTCGCGGTCCTGACCGCGACCATCGCGGTAGCTGGATGCGCCGGGGTTCGCGGCGGAAGCGCCGAGCCGGATGAGTTCCGCGTTGTCACGATTGCGCCTTTGACCGTGCCGCCGGAATATAATTTGCGCCCGCCGCGTCCCGGTGAGCCGCGCCCGGAAGAAATCTATCCGGATCAGGCTGCTCGCGCTGCACTGTTTGGTGCGCAGGGTGATTTTGAAGGTTCTGATGGCGAAGCCCTGCTTGTCGCACGCGCTGGCGGCGGTGATGCTGACCCGTTCATTCGCGCCATCATCGATGGTGAAACGGCCGCTGTTGTTCGCAAGTCGACCGATTTCAGCAACCAGATCCTGTTCTGGCGCGAGGGCACGGAAGGCATTGGCGATAATGCCGTGACCATTGACGCCGAAGAAGAGGCCGAGCGCCTTCAGCTGATTGAACGCGTCACCGGCGGTGGCACGGTGGAAATCCACCGCGACCGCGGTGGCATTGGCAAAATCCCGGGCCTGTAA
- a CDS encoding nucleoside deaminase: protein MSETRDQSFMQLALAEAQAAADAGEVPVGAVIVDPATDQVFAKAGNAPIAGHDPTAHAEIRAIRIAAEKLGNYRLSGLEMYVTLEPCAMCAGAISFARIGRVVFGASDEKGGAVLHGPRFFDQPTCHWKPELVSGVLAEQSSELLRVFFRKRR, encoded by the coding sequence ATGAGCGAGACCCGCGATCAATCCTTTATGCAGTTGGCACTGGCCGAGGCGCAAGCCGCCGCTGATGCTGGTGAAGTGCCGGTCGGTGCCGTGATCGTTGATCCGGCAACCGATCAGGTTTTTGCAAAGGCTGGGAATGCGCCGATTGCCGGTCATGATCCGACCGCGCATGCCGAGATCCGGGCCATTCGTATCGCGGCGGAAAAGCTAGGGAATTACCGACTGTCCGGGCTGGAAATGTATGTGACGCTGGAGCCTTGCGCCATGTGCGCGGGTGCCATCAGTTTCGCGCGGATCGGCCGCGTTGTGTTTGGTGCCAGCGATGAAAAGGGCGGAGCCGTCCTGCATGGCCCGCGCTTTTTCGACCAGCCGACCTGTCACTGGAAACCCGAGCTGGTGTCAGGCGTTCTGGCCGAACAAAGCTCAGAGTTGCTCCGGGTCTTTTTCAGGAAGCGGCGCTGA
- a CDS encoding sulfite exporter TauE/SafE family protein: MTWPFIIVAALVTSFISGIFGMAGGLILMGVLALLLPVSTAMVTHGAIQSVSNGWRAILWRDFIDWRVLGIYLGGSVAAFALLIGIAFEVSKPWLFIILGLVPSLVWIPKRHLHLDARRPDHAVFCGFAVTGLNIVAGVSGPLLDIFFVADGMDRRSIVATKASTQVAAHAAKIAFYLAPALAGGDLTEWPWLLAAAPLAIIGTTLGARVLNLMSDADFRKYTKWIVTGVGLIYVIRGVILLS; this comes from the coding sequence ATGACATGGCCCTTCATTATTGTCGCAGCCCTCGTGACGTCCTTTATTTCCGGAATATTCGGAATGGCGGGGGGACTCATCCTGATGGGCGTTCTGGCCCTGCTCCTGCCGGTTTCGACAGCGATGGTCACCCATGGCGCCATCCAGAGTGTCTCGAATGGCTGGCGTGCAATCCTGTGGCGGGATTTTATCGATTGGCGCGTGCTCGGCATTTATCTCGGCGGATCTGTTGCCGCCTTCGCGCTGCTGATCGGCATTGCGTTTGAAGTGTCAAAACCCTGGCTATTCATCATTCTGGGGCTGGTACCCTCGCTGGTCTGGATCCCGAAACGTCACCTCCATCTGGATGCCCGGCGTCCCGACCATGCCGTATTCTGCGGTTTTGCCGTCACCGGGTTGAACATCGTCGCGGGCGTCTCCGGGCCATTGCTCGACATCTTCTTTGTTGCCGACGGCATGGACCGGCGCAGCATCGTCGCGACCAAAGCCTCCACACAGGTCGCCGCCCACGCCGCGAAAATCGCCTTCTACCTGGCCCCCGCTCTGGCCGGAGGGGACCTGACTGAATGGCCATGGCTGCTGGCGGCCGCACCGCTGGCCATTATCGGCACAACGCTCGGTGCCCGTGTGCTCAATCTGATGAGCGACGCGGATTTCCGAAAATATACGAAATGGATCGTGACGGGCGTCGGCCTGATCTATGTGATACGCGGCGTCATTCTCTTGAGTTGA
- a CDS encoding TMEM165/GDT1 family protein → MTQLLAIFVTVFLAELGDKTQLATVLFASERQTSPILIFLAASAALVASTALAVALGTAAERWLAFLPLKLLAGIGFILVGGWTIFDHFRTAAAA, encoded by the coding sequence ATGACGCAACTTCTTGCGATCTTTGTAACTGTTTTTCTGGCCGAATTGGGCGACAAGACGCAATTGGCGACGGTGCTGTTTGCCTCCGAGCGCCAGACGTCGCCTATCCTCATTTTTCTGGCAGCGTCTGCCGCACTTGTGGCCTCGACCGCGCTGGCCGTGGCGCTCGGAACCGCAGCAGAACGCTGGCTGGCTTTCCTGCCACTGAAATTGCTGGCCGGGATCGGTTTTATCCTGGTCGGCGGGTGGACCATTTTTGATCATTTCAGAACCGCCGCAGCGGCTTGA
- a CDS encoding bifunctional riboflavin kinase/FAD synthetase, with product MLIVEGPPKSELPACTLALGNFDGVHKGHRVVLDAALEKAREAGLAPAVAVFDPHPRRFFQPDSPPFRLMDDVQQADAIRELGFERLHVLPFNTAMSRMMPREFAETVLTGWAHASHVFVGADFEFGKGRSGDVRILAGIGSQIGFGVTGVTLKSNGDEKISSSGIRQALEAGDIDAARQLLGRPWIVRGEVEQGDQRGRTIGFPTANISLGDYCRPAFGVYAVRIRIDSRLHDGVANVGRRPTFDGTTERLEVHVFDFAADIYGQMVNVEFVRFLRPEQKFNGLDALKAQIGQDAIAARSVLGADATDEGSTKP from the coding sequence ATGCTGATTGTCGAAGGCCCACCAAAGTCGGAGCTACCTGCCTGCACCCTGGCGCTGGGTAACTTTGATGGCGTCCACAAAGGCCATCGCGTCGTGTTGGATGCCGCGCTGGAGAAGGCCAGAGAGGCGGGTCTCGCACCGGCGGTTGCTGTTTTTGACCCGCATCCTCGTCGTTTTTTTCAACCTGACTCCCCGCCCTTTCGGTTGATGGACGATGTGCAGCAGGCCGATGCCATCCGCGAACTGGGATTTGAACGCCTGCACGTCCTGCCCTTCAATACGGCCATGTCCCGCATGATGCCGCGCGAGTTTGCAGAAACGGTGCTCACCGGCTGGGCGCATGCGAGCCATGTTTTTGTCGGTGCGGATTTCGAGTTTGGCAAAGGCCGAAGCGGTGATGTGCGGATACTTGCCGGGATCGGCTCGCAAATCGGTTTCGGCGTCACCGGCGTCACGCTGAAATCGAACGGCGATGAAAAAATTTCGTCCAGCGGCATTCGTCAGGCACTCGAAGCTGGTGATATTGATGCGGCCCGCCAATTGCTCGGTCGGCCCTGGATCGTGCGAGGCGAGGTCGAGCAAGGTGATCAACGTGGCCGGACCATCGGGTTTCCCACGGCGAATATCAGCCTCGGTGATTATTGCCGTCCGGCGTTCGGGGTCTATGCGGTGCGGATCCGTATTGATTCCCGGCTTCATGACGGCGTTGCCAATGTGGGCCGGCGTCCGACGTTTGATGGAACCACCGAGCGGCTGGAAGTCCATGTTTTTGATTTTGCCGCCGACATTTACGGGCAGATGGTGAACGTCGAATTCGTCCGGTTCCTGCGGCCTGAACAAAAGTTCAATGGACTCGACGCCCTGAAAGCGCAAATTGGTCAGGATGCCATTGCGGCGCGTTCGGTTCTGGGCGCGGACGCGACGGATGAAGGCTCAACCAAACCGTAA
- a CDS encoding GNAT family N-acetyltransferase — translation MNLTPAILENIWVRLEPMSDTHRESLRPLAGDPDIWSLMTLRGDGEHFDAWFDLMLDTQATGTQISHVIYRKTTGEMVGHSAYLVISPPNQRAEIGWTWYAASARGTEVNPASKLALLGRLFECGAERAELKTHGLNKRSQAAMLRMGAQHEGTLRRQMRTWRGDLRDTAWFSILKDEWPGVKAGLEARLSAAS, via the coding sequence ATGAATTTGACGCCTGCCATTCTCGAAAACATCTGGGTCAGACTGGAGCCCATGAGCGACACCCATCGCGAGTCCCTGCGGCCGCTGGCCGGCGACCCCGACATCTGGTCGCTGATGACGCTGCGCGGCGATGGCGAGCATTTCGATGCCTGGTTCGACCTGATGCTGGACACGCAGGCAACCGGCACACAGATCAGCCATGTCATCTATCGCAAGACCACCGGCGAAATGGTCGGACATTCCGCCTATCTCGTGATTTCGCCACCCAATCAGCGCGCTGAAATCGGCTGGACCTGGTATGCGGCATCCGCCCGCGGCACGGAGGTCAATCCGGCGTCCAAACTCGCCCTGCTCGGCCGCCTGTTCGAATGCGGCGCCGAACGCGCAGAGCTGAAAACCCATGGCCTCAACAAGCGGTCACAGGCCGCTATGCTGAGAATGGGCGCGCAACATGAGGGCACGCTGCGACGGCAGATGCGGACCTGGCGAGGCGACTTGCGCGATACGGCCTGGTTCTCAATCTTGAAAGACGAATGGCCGGGTGTGAAAGCCGGGCTCGAAGCGCGCCTCAGCGCCGCTTCCTGA